Proteins encoded by one window of Massilia sp. NR 4-1:
- a CDS encoding TonB-dependent receptor has translation MNPAVLRACGVAAASACIGAACADETPLVVQVVGHYNQSVGSLDAASEGSVRSTLIENRPVLRVGELLEFVPGMIVTQHSGDGKANQYFLRGFNLDHGTDFATYVDGMPVNMRSHAHGQGYSDLNFLIPELAQRIDYRKGPYFADEGDFASAGAAHIHLASKLEQGSANVSLGSQGYRRLLLADSLTAVDGTLLYGLELGRNDGPWETPEQVRKYSAMLRYSQGSHDDGFNLTAMAYRNRWNATDQIPLRAVQSGRIGRFGSIDASDGGASSRYSLSYAMRKRNGERLVEVEGYAIRSSLDLFSNFSYALAHPAVGDQFTQSEKRTTVGGNAGVAWQDAVGSVETRHRVGVQLRYDRIAPIGLYESVMRQRTAVLREDRVREASAGFYYENSSQLLPSLRSVAGLRYDLYRFNVNGAQVSASKVSPKLSLILGPWKKTEFFLNYGRGFHSNDARGIVGAAAGEESGKVAALAGTRGMELGARSEPLPGLHSSLALWRLDLSSELVYLGDAGQTEASRRSRRQGIEWNNHYIVSPWLQFDLDLAASRARYTEGDGAASFVPGAVNRVASFGVTLDGRNGWRGSFNLRHFGPRPLTEDNSARSAATTLASARLAWRIDSRSSLSFDVFNVFDKRASDIDYFYQSRLPGEAAEGVSDIHFHPVEPRSFRLTLTRRF, from the coding sequence ATGAATCCTGCCGTCCTTCGCGCCTGTGGTGTGGCCGCTGCAAGTGCTTGCATCGGCGCAGCGTGCGCCGATGAAACGCCGCTGGTAGTGCAGGTGGTCGGCCACTATAACCAATCTGTCGGCAGTTTGGATGCGGCCAGCGAAGGATCGGTACGCTCCACTTTGATCGAAAACCGCCCAGTCCTGCGTGTCGGCGAACTGCTGGAATTTGTGCCGGGCATGATCGTTACCCAGCATAGCGGCGACGGCAAGGCCAACCAATACTTCCTGCGAGGCTTCAATCTGGATCACGGCACCGACTTTGCCACCTATGTGGACGGCATGCCGGTGAATATGCGCTCCCATGCGCACGGCCAGGGATACTCGGATTTGAACTTTCTGATCCCCGAGCTGGCGCAGCGCATCGATTATCGCAAAGGGCCATATTTTGCCGACGAAGGCGATTTCGCTTCGGCCGGCGCGGCGCATATTCACCTTGCATCGAAGCTGGAGCAGGGCAGCGCCAATGTGTCGCTCGGCAGCCAAGGCTATCGCCGCCTGCTGCTGGCGGATTCCCTGACTGCCGTGGATGGAACGCTGCTGTACGGCCTGGAGCTGGGCCGCAACGACGGGCCTTGGGAAACGCCGGAGCAAGTGCGCAAATACAGCGCCATGCTGCGCTATAGCCAGGGCAGCCACGACGACGGCTTCAATTTGACCGCCATGGCTTACCGTAACCGTTGGAACGCGACCGACCAGATTCCGCTGCGCGCGGTGCAGTCGGGCCGTATTGGCCGCTTCGGTAGCATCGACGCCAGCGATGGCGGCGCCAGCTCGCGCTACAGCCTTTCTTATGCCATGCGCAAGCGTAACGGAGAACGCTTGGTGGAGGTGGAGGGCTACGCGATCCGTTCCAGTCTGGACCTGTTCAGCAATTTCAGCTATGCGCTGGCCCATCCCGCCGTGGGCGACCAGTTTACCCAAAGCGAAAAACGCACCACGGTTGGGGGCAATGCCGGCGTGGCGTGGCAAGATGCCGTGGGAAGCGTCGAGACGCGCCACCGCGTAGGAGTGCAACTGCGCTACGACCGCATTGCGCCCATTGGGCTTTACGAAAGCGTGATGCGGCAGCGGACAGCGGTGCTGCGCGAGGATCGCGTGCGGGAAGCCAGCGCGGGTTTCTATTATGAGAACAGCTCACAACTGCTGCCGTCGCTGCGCAGCGTCGCAGGCCTGCGCTATGACCTCTACCGTTTCAACGTCAATGGTGCTCAAGTCAGCGCCTCCAAGGTCTCCCCCAAACTGTCGCTGATCCTTGGGCCGTGGAAGAAGACCGAATTCTTCCTCAATTACGGACGCGGCTTTCACAGCAACGATGCGCGCGGCATAGTCGGCGCGGCGGCCGGCGAAGAGAGCGGCAAGGTGGCCGCACTGGCCGGAACGCGGGGCATGGAACTGGGTGCCCGCAGCGAGCCGCTGCCTGGTTTGCACAGCTCGCTGGCGCTGTGGCGCCTCGATTTAAGCTCGGAGCTGGTCTATCTCGGCGATGCGGGCCAAACGGAAGCCAGCCGCCGCAGCCGCCGTCAAGGCATTGAGTGGAACAATCACTACATCGTCTCGCCATGGCTGCAATTCGATCTGGACCTGGCCGCCTCGCGCGCCCGCTACACGGAGGGCGATGGCGCTGCCAGTTTTGTTCCGGGGGCGGTCAATCGGGTGGCGTCCTTCGGCGTGACATTGGATGGCCGCAATGGCTGGCGGGGCAGCTTCAACCTGCGCCACTTCGGTCCGCGTCCTCTGACGGAAGACAATAGCGCGCGTTCGGCCGCCACAACGCTGGCCAGCGCCCGCCTCGCCTGGCGTATCGACAGCCGCAGCAGCCTGTCCTTCGATGTCTTCAATGTGTTCGACAAGCGCGCCAGCGACATCGACTATTTTTACCAATCGCGTCTTCCTGGCGAGGCGGCCGAAGGCGTCAGCGATATCCACTTTCATCCGGTCGAGCCGCGCTCCTTCCGCCTGACGCTGACGCGCCGCTTTTGA
- a CDS encoding wax ester/triacylglycerol synthase family O-acyltransferase: MESAIQQTALDVQATLAGKQVFLTGATGFLAKVVLEKLIRAVPGIGGITLLIRAGRDDTGARARFQLEIATSSVFDKLRAERPHFLETFFAEKIHCITGEITEPAFGLPLARFAELARNTDLIINAAASVNFREALDEALAINAHSVQNVAALARTANAPLVQVSTCYVNGFNKGEMREEMVHPARAAIARHRHGHYDLDGLLAHLQRRIDQVRKSVSEPAELARRLTAIGIEEANYFGWNDTYTFTKWMGEQLAAEAMHGRALSIVRPSIIESTLQEPAAGWIEGVKVADAIILAYARGKTSFFPAKPEEIVDIIPADLVANSIVLAGVEALNDAPAHRIYQACSGSGNPVRLGKVIELIQNESRRNWRNYERLFFKAPRHRFRVVGRPTFLLMLRAMAAGLALRSGLRQLLGLGESPALEALRTTQTLAQTFSFYTAPQYRFHNDGLLALTQRFGAQDELDFPVDPRLIDWRDYLCRIHMGGLNRYALRARPAGQRPPPGEKHAMTRRDYAWHRMDTEKNLMVINSILLFEGPVDMQRLTATIAYRLPNYPRFTQKVKRRLGLPQWVEDEHFDIHQHIRLESTEKEVGLAELQSRMTELAHQPLDEDRPLWHMTVIDQAGGGHAIVFRVHHCITDGLGLVHVLNHLTDDNGLHGQTPSLAGHPHRALEAEGAYAPTLARARSSLKIAAHIGRLGMLWPDLRTRLKAPLSGQKQLVWLPPLDLQKVRIASKRMGATLNDTWVAAVSGALRQYLQERGQDADSRALRAAVTFNLREKANAFQLGNEFGLVAVDLPTDLDDPCERLRRSSARMTAIKRSHQPRATMAFLSLAGCLPTALQHFALNLFTSKGSVVLTNIEGPGSRRYLAGSRMTDLICWVPQAGRIGVGLAFISYAGQIQLALFVDTHLVPDPERLMELTQHAFAELELATRDAVEEVVSIATPLAPAT; encoded by the coding sequence ATGGAAAGCGCGATACAGCAAACGGCACTCGATGTGCAAGCCACCCTGGCCGGCAAACAGGTTTTCCTGACCGGCGCCACCGGCTTTCTCGCCAAGGTCGTGCTGGAAAAGCTGATACGCGCCGTCCCCGGCATCGGCGGCATCACCCTGCTGATCCGCGCCGGCCGCGACGACACTGGCGCGCGCGCCCGCTTCCAGCTGGAGATCGCCACTTCCTCGGTATTCGACAAGCTGCGCGCCGAGCGCCCGCATTTTCTGGAGACCTTCTTCGCCGAGAAGATCCACTGCATCACCGGTGAAATCACAGAACCGGCCTTCGGCCTGCCGCTGGCGCGCTTTGCCGAACTGGCGCGTAATACCGACCTGATTATCAATGCCGCCGCCAGCGTGAACTTTCGCGAAGCGCTGGACGAAGCCCTGGCCATCAATGCCCATAGCGTGCAGAATGTGGCGGCGCTGGCGCGCACGGCCAACGCGCCGCTGGTGCAGGTCTCAACCTGCTATGTGAACGGCTTTAACAAAGGCGAGATGCGCGAAGAGATGGTGCATCCGGCGCGCGCCGCCATCGCCCGCCACCGCCACGGCCACTACGACCTGGACGGCCTGCTGGCGCATCTGCAGCGCCGCATCGACCAGGTGCGCAAGAGCGTCAGCGAACCGGCCGAACTGGCACGCCGCCTGACCGCCATCGGCATCGAGGAAGCCAATTACTTCGGCTGGAACGACACTTATACCTTCACCAAATGGATGGGCGAGCAACTGGCCGCCGAGGCCATGCACGGCCGCGCACTGAGCATTGTGCGGCCCTCCATCATCGAAAGCACCTTGCAGGAACCGGCCGCCGGCTGGATCGAAGGCGTGAAGGTGGCCGACGCCATCATCCTCGCCTATGCGCGCGGCAAGACCAGCTTCTTCCCCGCCAAGCCGGAGGAAATCGTCGACATCATCCCGGCCGACCTGGTGGCCAACAGCATCGTCCTGGCGGGCGTGGAGGCGCTCAACGACGCGCCGGCGCACCGCATCTACCAGGCCTGCTCCGGTTCGGGCAACCCGGTCCGTCTGGGCAAGGTGATCGAGCTGATACAGAACGAATCGCGGCGCAACTGGCGCAATTACGAGCGCCTGTTCTTCAAGGCGCCGCGCCACCGCTTCCGCGTGGTGGGCCGTCCCACCTTCCTGCTGATGCTGCGCGCCATGGCGGCCGGGCTGGCCCTGCGCAGCGGCCTGCGCCAGCTGCTCGGCCTGGGCGAATCGCCCGCGTTGGAAGCGCTGCGCACCACGCAGACCCTGGCCCAGACTTTTTCCTTCTACACCGCGCCGCAGTACCGCTTCCATAACGACGGCCTGCTGGCACTGACGCAGCGCTTCGGCGCACAGGATGAACTGGACTTTCCGGTCGACCCGCGTCTGATCGACTGGCGCGATTACCTGTGCCGCATCCATATGGGTGGCTTGAACCGCTACGCCCTGCGCGCCCGCCCCGCCGGCCAGCGTCCACCGCCGGGCGAAAAGCATGCGATGACGCGGCGCGACTATGCCTGGCACCGCATGGATACGGAAAAGAACCTGATGGTCATCAACAGCATCCTGCTGTTCGAAGGTCCGGTCGATATGCAGCGCCTGACCGCCACCATTGCCTACCGCCTACCCAACTACCCGCGCTTTACACAGAAGGTGAAACGCCGCTTAGGCCTGCCGCAATGGGTGGAGGACGAGCATTTCGACATCCACCAGCATATCCGTCTGGAGAGCACGGAGAAGGAAGTCGGCCTGGCCGAACTGCAAAGCCGGATGACGGAGCTGGCGCACCAGCCCCTGGATGAGGACCGCCCGCTGTGGCATATGACGGTGATCGACCAGGCCGGCGGCGGCCATGCCATCGTCTTCCGCGTCCACCACTGCATCACCGACGGCCTGGGACTGGTGCATGTGCTGAACCACCTGACCGACGACAATGGTCTGCATGGGCAGACGCCATCCCTGGCAGGCCACCCGCACCGCGCGCTGGAAGCCGAGGGAGCGTATGCCCCCACGCTGGCGCGCGCCAGGTCCAGCCTGAAGATTGCCGCCCATATCGGCCGCCTCGGCATGCTCTGGCCCGATCTGCGCACCCGCCTCAAGGCGCCGCTCAGCGGCCAGAAACAGCTGGTCTGGCTGCCGCCGCTGGATCTGCAGAAAGTGCGCATCGCCTCCAAACGCATGGGCGCTACGCTGAACGATACCTGGGTGGCCGCCGTTTCCGGCGCGCTGCGCCAGTATCTGCAGGAGCGCGGCCAGGATGCCGACAGCCGCGCCCTGCGTGCCGCCGTCACATTCAATCTGCGTGAGAAGGCCAATGCCTTCCAGCTGGGGAACGAGTTCGGTCTGGTCGCGGTCGACCTGCCCACCGATCTGGACGATCCTTGCGAACGCCTGCGCCGCTCCAGCGCGCGCATGACGGCCATCAAGCGTTCGCACCAGCCGCGCGCCACCATGGCCTTCCTCTCGCTGGCGGGCTGCCTGCCCACCGCCTTGCAGCACTTCGCCCTGAATCTGTTCACCTCCAAGGGTTCGGTGGTGCTGACCAATATCGAAGGGCCGGGCAGCCGGCGCTATCTGGCCGGCTCGCGCATGACCGACCTGATTTGCTGGGTGCCGCAGGCGGGCCGCATTGGCGTGGGCCTGGCCTTCATCTCCTATGCCGGACAAATCCAGCTGGCCCTGTTCGTCGACACCCATCTGGTGCCCGACCCCGAACGCCTGATGGAACTTACCCAGCATGCCTTCGCCGAACTGGAGCTGGCCACCCGCGACGCGGTCGAAGAGGTTGTCAGCATCGCCACGCCGCTGGCGCCGGCAACCTAA
- a CDS encoding ATP-binding protein codes for MKTRWRRLWQPSLARRMLLAQLGLLSLLWLALCGYAIYDTVHQNEDLGFDQRYELALAAARNLSGDPVRQRDMLQHIDRINRGDGVQESNPSWQLLMEVWQDGRMVYASPELEQPIRSTQLGVTQQVQTGQRKWLARTLASPDGRFVVTLAQPSDLASIYLTHSGFLLMPLLVCLPFMLLPAWISVRLALRPWRRVSAEIAERGPHDLAPLDYLPPHRELHPLVDNINRLLGRVRESARRERNFIADAAHEIRTPLAAMQVNIEAAIQRTPDTHLRALLDGSLLGVQRASHLVHQLLALMRSEAAGAGRQQNPLPLHTLLQECCAMLAPLACQRGVELELQADGDVKISGDTEGMLSLFENLINNAIKYSPDGGLVRIAVQSDGGQAVITVSDEGPGVAPELYERLCERFFRVPGQRQGGSGLGLAIAAVTVARHDGLLRFGPANGGGLQVTTTLPLAA; via the coding sequence AAAACGCGCTGGCGCCGCCTATGGCAGCCTTCGCTGGCGCGGCGCATGCTGCTGGCGCAACTGGGATTGCTATCCCTGCTTTGGCTGGCGCTGTGCGGCTACGCCATTTACGACACCGTACACCAGAACGAAGACCTGGGCTTCGACCAGCGCTATGAACTGGCGCTGGCGGCGGCGCGCAACCTGTCCGGCGATCCGGTGCGCCAGCGCGATATGTTGCAGCATATCGACCGCATCAACCGTGGCGACGGTGTGCAGGAGTCCAACCCGAGCTGGCAGTTGCTGATGGAAGTCTGGCAGGACGGCCGAATGGTGTATGCATCGCCGGAGCTGGAGCAGCCCATCCGCAGCACACAGCTTGGCGTGACGCAGCAGGTGCAGACCGGCCAGCGCAAATGGCTGGCGCGCACCCTCGCCTCGCCGGATGGCCGTTTTGTTGTCACGCTGGCGCAGCCGTCCGACCTGGCCAGCATCTATCTCACCCATAGCGGCTTCCTGCTGATGCCATTGCTGGTCTGCCTGCCCTTCATGCTGCTGCCGGCCTGGATTTCGGTGCGGCTGGCGCTGCGGCCCTGGCGCAGGGTTAGTGCCGAAATCGCCGAACGCGGGCCGCACGACCTGGCGCCGCTGGACTACCTGCCGCCGCACCGCGAGCTGCATCCGCTGGTGGACAATATCAACCGCCTGCTGGGCCGTGTACGCGAAAGCGCGCGCCGCGAACGCAACTTCATCGCCGACGCGGCGCACGAAATCCGCACGCCGCTGGCGGCCATGCAGGTGAATATCGAAGCCGCCATCCAGCGCACGCCGGATACGCATCTGCGCGCCCTGCTCGACGGCAGCCTGCTGGGCGTGCAGCGTGCCAGCCATCTGGTACACCAGTTGCTTGCGCTGATGCGCAGCGAAGCCGCCGGCGCCGGCCGGCAGCAAAATCCCCTACCCCTGCACACGCTGCTGCAGGAGTGCTGCGCCATGCTGGCACCGCTGGCCTGCCAGCGCGGCGTGGAGCTGGAACTGCAGGCCGATGGCGATGTGAAGATCAGCGGCGACACCGAGGGCATGCTGTCGCTGTTCGAAAATCTGATCAACAACGCCATCAAATACAGCCCCGACGGCGGCCTGGTACGCATCGCCGTGCAAAGCGATGGCGGCCAGGCCGTCATCACCGTCAGCGACGAAGGCCCGGGCGTGGCGCCGGAACTGTACGAGCGCCTGTGCGAACGCTTCTTCCGCGTGCCGGGCCAGCGCCAGGGCGGCAGCGGCCTGGGACTGGCCATCGCCGCCGTCACCGTGGCCCGCCATGACGGCCTCCTGCGCTTCGGACCCGCCAACGGCGGCGGTCTGCAAGTGACCACCACCCTGCCGCTGGCGGCTTAA
- a CDS encoding sigma-70 family RNA polymerase sigma factor translates to MSTLRSADPQQLRSWLFASASRDALAFRSLYDATAPKLFGFALRILRKRELAEEALQDSFVTIWHAAGSYQSHLSAPMTWMSTIVRNKALDILRRLDDAVEIDANLFDNEVMQAMQDQDATPDNALELSDAARSLAHCLSTLEARQRQAIGMAFFHDLSHSEVAQQLTLPVGTVKTWIRRGLEKLKICLTRRERP, encoded by the coding sequence GTGTCCACATTGCGTTCTGCCGATCCGCAGCAACTCCGTTCCTGGCTGTTCGCCTCCGCCAGCCGCGACGCCCTCGCCTTCCGTTCCCTGTATGACGCCACGGCGCCGAAACTGTTTGGCTTCGCCTTGCGTATATTACGCAAGCGGGAGCTGGCGGAAGAAGCCTTGCAGGACAGCTTCGTCACGATCTGGCATGCAGCGGGCAGCTACCAGTCCCACCTTTCCGCACCGATGACGTGGATGTCCACCATCGTCCGCAACAAGGCGCTGGATATTCTGCGCCGCCTGGACGACGCGGTGGAGATCGACGCAAACCTGTTCGATAACGAGGTGATGCAAGCCATGCAGGACCAGGACGCCACGCCCGACAACGCGCTGGAGTTGAGCGATGCTGCGCGCAGCCTGGCCCACTGTCTCTCCACGCTGGAAGCGCGCCAGCGCCAAGCCATCGGCATGGCCTTCTTCCATGATCTGTCGCACAGCGAAGTGGCGCAGCAACTGACGCTGCCGGTAGGCACCGTGAAGACCTGGATCAGGCGTGGGCTGGAGAAGCTGAAAATCTGTCTGACGCGCCGGGAGCGGCCATGA
- a CDS encoding HupE/UreJ family protein encodes MMRRLQCMLLSLLLLPMSAAFAHKPSDSYLSLDLAGRQIEGQWDIALRDLDFALGLDSDGDGRLTWGEVRSQHGRIAAYALSRLSISDGAQPAATAPVRSSSGLCAIGVIEQLIDRHTDGAYAVLRFHGECATAPERLAVAYRLFADTDAQHKGLLRIRQGASVQTAILGVDHPQQVLHLDGGATSRWRGFFDYMALGVRHIWAGFDHILFLISLLLPAVLIWGDHGWRQTGSLRAAAIEVCKVVTAFTLAHSLTLSLSALELVSLPSRLVEAAIAASVIVAALNNLVPFMLRKRWVAAFGFGLIHGFGFASVLAGLGLPAGAMLLSLAGFNLGVELGQLAIVAIFLPLAYALRATWFYQRPVLQGGSAAIALLAGIWLLERALDMKLTGI; translated from the coding sequence ATGATGCGCCGCCTGCAATGCATGCTGCTATCGCTCCTGCTGCTGCCGATGTCCGCTGCCTTCGCCCATAAACCGAGCGACAGTTATCTGAGTCTTGATCTGGCAGGCCGGCAAATCGAGGGACAATGGGATATTGCCTTGCGCGATCTGGATTTCGCCCTTGGCCTGGACAGCGATGGCGACGGCCGCCTGACCTGGGGCGAAGTGCGCAGCCAGCATGGCCGGATTGCGGCATACGCGCTGTCGCGGCTGAGCATCTCCGACGGCGCTCAGCCTGCTGCTACGGCCCCAGTCCGCAGCAGCAGCGGCCTGTGCGCTATCGGCGTTATCGAGCAATTGATCGACCGCCATACCGATGGCGCATACGCGGTGCTGCGCTTTCATGGCGAATGCGCCACTGCGCCAGAGCGGTTGGCAGTGGCGTACCGGCTGTTTGCAGATACCGATGCGCAGCACAAAGGCTTGTTGCGTATCCGTCAGGGCGCAAGCGTGCAAACCGCCATCTTAGGCGTCGACCACCCGCAGCAGGTGCTGCACCTGGACGGCGGCGCCACTTCGCGCTGGCGCGGCTTCTTCGACTATATGGCGTTGGGCGTCCGGCATATCTGGGCGGGATTCGACCATATTCTGTTCCTGATTTCCCTGCTGCTGCCCGCCGTGCTGATTTGGGGCGATCATGGCTGGCGCCAGACCGGTAGCCTGCGCGCCGCCGCCATCGAGGTCTGTAAGGTCGTAACGGCCTTCACCCTGGCGCATTCGTTGACGCTCAGCCTTTCCGCACTGGAGCTGGTGTCCCTGCCATCGCGCTTGGTGGAGGCAGCGATTGCCGCATCGGTGATTGTCGCGGCGCTGAACAATCTCGTTCCCTTCATGCTGCGCAAGCGCTGGGTGGCCGCTTTCGGTTTTGGCCTTATCCACGGTTTTGGCTTTGCCAGTGTTCTGGCGGGACTGGGACTGCCCGCAGGAGCAATGCTGCTGTCGCTGGCCGGTTTCAACCTGGGCGTGGAATTGGGACAGCTGGCAATTGTCGCTATTTTCCTGCCGCTGGCGTATGCCTTGCGGGCCACCTGGTTTTATCAGCGCCCGGTGCTGCAAGGCGGCTCGGCCGCCATCGCGCTGCTGGCCGGAATCTGGCTGCTGGAACGCGCCCTGGATATGAAACTGACCGGAATCTGA
- a CDS encoding anti-sigma factor domain-containing protein, producing the protein MNIRHNEALRERLAAEYVLGSLRGGARRRLESWMHDDAALRRSVAEWQDRLTPMTEFTAPATPRPQVWEAIEDRLQLPHPIKPWQFWRRDRAALWRNLSLASGTLATVLALLLLIGQPEPARIDHIATLSDDKAQTVLLLTGDSRRRTMDVRVVSQLTVASDKTLQLWAVPRQGAPRSLGILPDNRSARLELNERATGSDVALLAISLEPKGGSPDPNGPTGPILYKGQWLRLL; encoded by the coding sequence ATGAATATCCGCCACAACGAAGCGCTGCGCGAACGCCTGGCCGCCGAATATGTGCTTGGTTCCTTGCGCGGCGGCGCGCGCCGCCGCCTGGAAAGCTGGATGCATGACGATGCGGCCTTGCGCCGCAGCGTCGCGGAATGGCAGGACAGGCTGACGCCAATGACCGAATTCACCGCTCCGGCAACGCCGCGGCCCCAGGTCTGGGAAGCCATAGAAGACCGTTTGCAATTACCGCATCCGATCAAACCGTGGCAGTTCTGGCGTCGCGACCGGGCTGCCCTATGGCGCAATCTCAGCCTTGCTTCCGGCACGCTGGCGACGGTGCTGGCCCTCCTGCTGCTCATCGGCCAGCCCGAACCGGCACGCATCGACCATATCGCCACTCTCAGCGACGATAAGGCGCAGACGGTGCTGCTGCTGACCGGCGACAGCCGCCGCCGCACCATGGATGTGCGCGTGGTAAGCCAGCTGACCGTCGCCAGCGACAAGACCTTACAGCTCTGGGCCGTACCGCGCCAAGGCGCACCACGCTCCCTCGGCATCCTGCCCGACAACCGCAGCGCCAGGCTGGAACTGAACGAACGTGCCACCGGCAGCGACGTCGCCCTGCTCGCCATCAGCCTTGAACCCAAAGGTGGCTCGCCAGATCCGAACGGACCGACCGGGCCGATTCTGTACAAAGGACAATGGCTGCGGCTATTGTAG